TAACGATAAGGGGGGTGAAAAACCCCCCCGCCGGAAGACCAAGGGTTCCTGTCCAACGTTAATCGGGGCAGGGTGAGTCGACCCCTAAGGCGAGGCCGAAAGGCGTAGTCGATGGGAAACGGGTTAATATTCCCGTACCCTTTATTATTGCGATGGGAGGACGGAGAAGGCTAGGTGGGCCTGGCGATGGTTGTCCAGGTTCAAGTATGTAGGCGGGAGACTTAGGTAAATCCGGGTTTCTACTAACGCTGAGATACGATGTCGAGTCACTACGGTGATGAAGTCATTGATGCCATGCTTCCAGGAAAAGTCTCTAAGCTTCAGATAATAAAGGATCGTACCCCAAACCGACACAGGTGGTCAGGTAGAGAATACCAAGGCGCTTGAGAGAACTCGGGTGAAGGAACTAGGCAAAATGGTACCGTAACTTCGGGAGAAGGTACGCCTACGACGGTGAAGTCCCTTGCGGATGGAGCTGTTGTAGGCCGAAGATACCAGATGGCTGCAACTGTTTATTAAAAACACAGCACTCTGCTAAATCGTAAGATGACGTATAGGGTGTGACGCCTGCCCGGTGCTGGAAGGTTAATTGATGGGGTTAGCGCTTGCGCGAAGCTCTTGATCGAAGCCCCAGTAAACGGCGGCCGTAACTATAACGGTCCTAAGGTAGCGAAATTCCTTGTCGGGTAAGTTCCGACCTGCACGAATGGCGTAATGATGGCCATGCTGTCTCCACCCGAGACTCAGTGAAGTTGAAATCGCAGTGAAGATGCTGTGTACCCGCGGCTAGACGGAAAGACCCCGTGAACCTTTACTACAGCTTAGCAGTGAACTTAGAGCCTACATGTGTAGGATAGGTGGGAGGCAATGAAACCAGGTCGCTAGATTTGGTGGAGTCAACCTTGAAATACCACCCTTGTATGTTTTGAGTTCTAACCATGGCCCCTGAATCGGGGTTTGGGACACTGTTTGGTGGGTAGTTTGACTGGGGCGGTCTCCTCCTAAAGAGTAACGGAGGAGTACGAAGGTTGGCTAATCACGGTCGGACATCGTGAGGTTAGTACAATGGTATAAGCCAGCTTAACTGCGAGACAGACACGTCGAGCAGGTACGAAAGTAGGTCATAGTGATCCGGTGGTTCTGAATGGAAGGGCCATCGCTCAACGGATAAAAGGTACTCCGGGGATAACAGGCTGATACCGCCCAAGAGTTCATATCGACGGCGGTGTTTGGCACCTCGATGTCGGCTCATCACATCCTGGGGCTGAAGTCGGTCCCAAGGGTATGGCTGTTCGCCATTTAAAGTGGTACGCGAGCTGGGTTTAGAACGTCGTGAGACAGTTCGGTCCCTATCTGCCGTGGGCGTTTGAGAATTGAGAGGAGCTGCTCCTAGTACGAGAGGACCGGAGTGGACGAACCGCTGGTGTTCGGGTTGTCATGCCAATGGCATTGCCCGGTAGCTACGTTCGGAATCGATAACCGCTGAAAGCATCTAAGCGGGAAGCGAGCCTCGAGATGAGTTCTCACTGGAGCTTTAAGCTCCCTAAAGGGCCGTTGGAGACTACAACGTTGATAGGCAAGGTGTGTAAGTACAGTAATGTATTGAGCTAACTTGTACTAATTACCCGTGAGGCTTAACCATACAATTCCTAAAAGTATTGTATTGAGTAACCAAGAGATGATTGTAATCAATCAAATACGTTTGCGAAGACATATTTTACGAAACAAATTGCAAGATTAAGAAACAATCCAGCTTTTCTAATTAAGATTTTTAGCTTGGCGATAATAGCGCTGTGGCACCACCTGATCCCATGCCGAACTCAGAAGTGAAACGCAGTTGCGCCGATGGTAGTGTGGGGTCTCCCCATGTGAGAGTAGGTCATCGCCAAGCGCCTAATTAACGATAAATCCCTGTTGACTGATGTCAACAGGGATTTTTTCGTTATTAGCTTGGCTAGATGACCACTCTCACATGGGAAATAAACAGCGCAACAAAGTTGCTTTCCTTTAGTGTGATAGTAGGGCGAGTTTGCCGACAGGCAAGTATACGAGCGGAGGAGCTCTGCGACTCCCGACCGTCGCCAAGCGCCTCTCTTAATAAATTCCAACGATAAACCCCAGTCCTTCTACGAAGGGCTGGGGTTTTTTCGTTAAAGGCTTGGCAATGACCTACTCGAACATGGAACATAAATAGCCTGCCGAAGGCAGATACATATTGTGTGATAGTAGGGCGAGTTTACCGACAGGCAAGTATACGAGCGGGTGAGCTCTGCGAGCCCTGACCGTCGCCAAGCGCTCTCTTAATAAATGCCAACGATAAACCCCAGTCCTTCTTTGATGTGCTGGGGTTTTTTTCGTTATTAGCTTGGCTAGATGACCACTCTCACATGGAAAATAAAGAGCCTGCCGAAGGCAGAAGCATATTATGTGATTTTAGGGGCGAGTTTGCCGGCAGGCAATTTTCACGAGCGGGTGAGCTCTGCGAATCCTGGAGGGTATTGCCGACAGGCAAGTGTACGAGCGGATGAGATCGTTGACTCCCGACCGTCGCCAAGCGCCTCTCTTAATAAATTCCAACGATAAACCTCAGCCCTTCTTTGATGTGCTGGGGTTTTTTCGTTAAAGGCTTGGCAATGACCACTCTCACATGGGAAGTTTCGAGCGCAACGAAGTTGCTTTCCTTAAGTGTGATTTTAGGGGCGAGTTTGCCGGCAGGCAATTTTCTTGATCGGACTAAGCTCTGCGTGTTCTGGAGGGTATCGCGACAGCGATGTTTACTAGCGTAGGAGTTCCGCGACTCCCGACCGTCGCCAAGCGCTCGATTAATAAATTGCAATGATAAACCCCAGTCCTTATATAAAGGGCTGGGTTTTTTTAGTTAAAAGCTTGGCTGGGGAGTATTATCATGAGGACAATAATGAACACTTATTACTTTTTTTATTTATCACAAAGTAAATTTTGGTAAATTTTAAAAAATATATTTCTACCTTGGATTATTAGCTGATCTGGAAAGTCATAATCAGGGTTATGTAGTTGAGGTGTTTGTTCTCCTGCACCAAAAGCAAACATAGCGCCTTTTGTTTTGCTACTTATGGCTCCGAAATCTTCTGACCATCTAAAGGGCTTATCTAACCAAGTAATGTGATGCCCACAAGATGCTGCTGCGTCTGCAATATGTTTCACGCATTGCGGATTGTTGACACTGGCATTAAAAATATCAAACCAGGTTATTTCTAGTGCTAAATTATTTTGTTTTGCACAAAGGGTTACTTTTGTCGTCACTTTATCGACTAAAGCCTGCATTGCCATATTAGATTCTGCTCTAAGTGTTGCTAATAATTTCCCATCAGCAGGGGCAGTGCCAAATGCTTCCTCACCCATACTGCAATGAATGAGTGTTAACATTATTAATTCCTCATACTCTAGATCATCGGCAATATGAGGTAATGTTTGCATTAATTCAGCCAACATATTAGCAGGACTTATCCCTGTCTCAGGATAAGCAGCATGTGCTGTTTTCCCTTTTAATTTGATACATACTCCTCTGGATGCGCAATTAAAATTACCTGATCTCAGTAATACTTCTCCCGCACTATGTCCGGGTAAGTTATGCAGTGCAAAACAGAAGTCAGGTTTAAAAAGATTAAACTTATCATCATTAACTACCGCGTTAGCTCCTTGTCCGGTTTCTTCTGCCGGTTGAAACAATAATGTAACGCTACCTATAAGAGGTGGGGTTTCTGATATTTTTTTAGCTAAGGATAAAATAATAGCCATGTGCCCATCATGACCACATTTATGTGAGATCCCTGCTTTTATAGATTTATATTCAAAATCATTTAATTCTTCAATGGGTAGCGCATCAAGTTCACTACGAAATAGAATATTGGGACCGGGCTTATTTGAATCAAAACAAACGGCGATGCCATGGCCCCCGATATTTGTATATATTCGATCGGGTTTAAAAATTTGTAATTTTTTTAATATATAAGATGCTGTTTGTTGTTCGTCTCCAGAGAGCTCAGGGTGCTTATGCAAATATTTTCTAATATTTCTCCATTGTTCCATGACTTGCTACCTTAAATCAGATGTTGGTTTTTACTTTTATGGTGGTATGAATGATCGATTTTTCTTATTTACTTAACGTT
The sequence above is a segment of the Psychromonas sp. CNPT3 genome. Coding sequences within it:
- a CDS encoding amidohydrolase, translating into MEQWRNIRKYLHKHPELSGDEQQTASYILKKLQIFKPDRIYTNIGGHGIAVCFDSNKPGPNILFRSELDALPIEELNDFEYKSIKAGISHKCGHDGHMAIILSLAKKISETPPLIGSVTLLFQPAEETGQGANAVVNDDKFNLFKPDFCFALHNLPGHSAGEVLLRSGNFNCASRGVCIKLKGKTAHAAYPETGISPANMLAELMQTLPHIADDLEYEELIMLTLIHCSMGEEAFGTAPADGKLLATLRAESNMAMQALVDKVTTKVTLCAKQNNLALEITWFDIFNASVNNPQCVKHIADAAASCGHHITWLDKPFRWSEDFGAISSKTKGAMFAFGAGEQTPQLHNPDYDFPDQLIIQGRNIFFKIYQNLLCDK